The Vicia villosa cultivar HV-30 ecotype Madison, WI linkage group LG1, Vvil1.0, whole genome shotgun sequence genome includes a region encoding these proteins:
- the LOC131608570 gene encoding uncharacterized protein LOC131608570 isoform X2, which translates to MNSFRRRLNFPPATAKIPGLVNVDFADVRAIMANAGSSLMGIGTATGKTRARDAALNTIQSPLLDIGIERAIGIVWNITGGSNLTLFEIWFRIMFSSVFFVLDVGMEIVGFSISRLTLNRLRWISSVMLLLTLFVLPFDFMHISIFA; encoded by the exons ATGAATTCTTTTAGGAGAAGACTTAATTTCCCACCTGCCACTGCAAAG ATACCTGGATTGGTGAATGTCGACTTTGCCGATGTTAGAGCTATAATGGCCAATGCAGGTTCTTCACTTATGGGGATAGGAACTGCAACTG GGAAAACAAGGGCAAGAGATGCTGCATTAAATACTATCCAGTCGCCCTTACTAGATATTGGTATTGAGAGGGCCATTGGAATTGTATGGAATATAACTGGTGGAAGTAATCTGACATTGTTTGAG ATTTGGTTTCGTATCATGTTCAGCTCGGTCTTTTTTGTGTTGGATGTAGGGATGGAAATTGTAGGTTTCTCAATTTCAAGGCTAACACTGAATAGGCTTAGGTGGATCAGTTCTGTCATGCTCCTACTCACACTATTTGTGTTGCCCTTTGACTTTATGCACATTAGTATTTTTGCATGA
- the LOC131608554 gene encoding GATA transcription factor 5-like: MLHQTHLSLSLFNSLTTSSSSLPSLHPSQAETKMECVNAETAFSDCHVQNIAPVDDFSVDDFLNFSNEEEQEQEQDILEEKQQPQQEQNILEEKQQQNHFHQQNTQNENEISHPIITNQFESLPTTELTVPVEEAANLEWLSYFVEDSFSQFSMTENHHHLQPKAPEPNPTFSTPSFKTPVPGKARSKRTRTGVRVWPVSLVDSSSTSSSTAISSSSSHLEECSKPPEKKPKRRMGSLDGGEARGVLRRCSHCGVQRTPQWRTGPAGPKTLCNACGVRYKSGRLLPEYRPACSPTFSSAMHSNHHRKVLEMRRKKEVVPGSPVQPAAPGL; encoded by the exons ATGCTTCACCAAACTCACCTTTCACTTTCACTCTTCAATTCTCTCACTACTTCCTCCTCCTCTCTACCTTCTCTTCATCCCTCTCAAGCTGAAACAAAAATGGAGTGTGTGAATGCAGAAACTGCTTTCTCGGATTGTCATGTCCAAAACATAGCTCCTGTTGATGATTTCTCTGTCGATGATTTCCTCAACTTTTCCAacgaagaagaacaagaacaagaacaagacattctagaagaaaaacaacaacctcaacaagaacaaaacattctagaagaaaaacaacaacaaaaccatTTCCATCAACAAAATAcccaaaatgaaaatgaaatttcACACCCCATAATTACCAACCAGTTTGAATCATTACCTACAACCGAACTCACCGTTCCG gTAGAAGAAGCTGCAAACTTAGAATGGTTATCATATTTCGTTGAAGATTCCTTCTCACAATTCTCCATGACAGAGAATCATCACCATCTTCAACCAAAAGCTCCTGAACCAAACCCCACCTTTTCAACCCCCTCTTTCAAAACTCCGGTACCGGGgaaagcaagaagcaagagaACAAGAACCGGAGTTCGTGTATGGCCAGTTTCACTAGttgattcatcttcaacctcaagctccactGCTATTTCTTCCTCTTCATCCCACCTCGAGGAATGTTCGAAGCCGCCGGAGAAAAAACCGAAGAGGAGGATGGGTTCGCTGGACGGCGGCGAAGCGAGAGGTGTGCTGCGGCGGTGTAGTCATTGTGGTGTTCAGAGAACTCCTCAGTGGCGAACCGGACCGGCTGGACCGAAAACGCTTTGTAATGCTTGTGGGGTTCGGTATAAGTCGGGTCGGTTGTTACCGGAGTATAGACCCGCTTGTAGCCCCACTTTTTCGAGTGCAATGCATTCTAATCATCACCGGAAGGTTCTGGAGATGCGGCGGAAGAAGGAGGTTGTTCCCGGTTCACCGGTTCAACCGGCTGCTCCcggtttatga
- the LOC131608570 gene encoding uncharacterized protein LOC131608570 isoform X1, with product MNSFRRRLNFPPATAKIPGLVNVDFADVRAIMANAGSSLMGIGTATASFCIEGKTRARDAALNTIQSPLLDIGIERAIGIVWNITGGSNLTLFEIWFRIMFSSVFFVLDVGMEIVGFSISRLTLNRLRWISSVMLLLTLFVLPFDFMHISIFA from the exons ATGAATTCTTTTAGGAGAAGACTTAATTTCCCACCTGCCACTGCAAAG ATACCTGGATTGGTGAATGTCGACTTTGCCGATGTTAGAGCTATAATGGCCAATGCAGGTTCTTCACTTATGGGGATAGGAACTGCAACTG CCTCTTTTTGCATTGAAGGGAAAACAAGGGCAAGAGATGCTGCATTAAATACTATCCAGTCGCCCTTACTAGATATTGGTATTGAGAGGGCCATTGGAATTGTATGGAATATAACTGGTGGAAGTAATCTGACATTGTTTGAG ATTTGGTTTCGTATCATGTTCAGCTCGGTCTTTTTTGTGTTGGATGTAGGGATGGAAATTGTAGGTTTCTCAATTTCAAGGCTAACACTGAATAGGCTTAGGTGGATCAGTTCTGTCATGCTCCTACTCACACTATTTGTGTTGCCCTTTGACTTTATGCACATTAGTATTTTTGCATGA
- the LOC131608570 gene encoding cell division protein FtsZ homolog 2-2, chloroplastic-like isoform X3 has translation MNSFRRRLNFPPATAKIPGLVNVDFADVRAIMANAGSSLMGIGTATASFCIEGKTRARDAALNTIQSPLLDIGIERAIGIVWNITGGSNLTLFEGWKL, from the exons ATGAATTCTTTTAGGAGAAGACTTAATTTCCCACCTGCCACTGCAAAG ATACCTGGATTGGTGAATGTCGACTTTGCCGATGTTAGAGCTATAATGGCCAATGCAGGTTCTTCACTTATGGGGATAGGAACTGCAACTG CCTCTTTTTGCATTGAAGGGAAAACAAGGGCAAGAGATGCTGCATTAAATACTATCCAGTCGCCCTTACTAGATATTGGTATTGAGAGGGCCATTGGAATTGTATGGAATATAACTGGTGGAAGTAATCTGACATTGTTTGAG GGATGGAAATTGTAG
- the LOC131608570 gene encoding cell division protein FtsZ homolog 2-2, chloroplastic-like isoform X4, whose protein sequence is MNSFRRRLNFPPATAKIPGLVNVDFADVRAIMANAGSSLMGIGTATGKTRARDAALNTIQSPLLDIGIERAIGIVWNITGGSNLTLFEGWKL, encoded by the exons ATGAATTCTTTTAGGAGAAGACTTAATTTCCCACCTGCCACTGCAAAG ATACCTGGATTGGTGAATGTCGACTTTGCCGATGTTAGAGCTATAATGGCCAATGCAGGTTCTTCACTTATGGGGATAGGAACTGCAACTG GGAAAACAAGGGCAAGAGATGCTGCATTAAATACTATCCAGTCGCCCTTACTAGATATTGGTATTGAGAGGGCCATTGGAATTGTATGGAATATAACTGGTGGAAGTAATCTGACATTGTTTGAG GGATGGAAATTGTAG